Proteins from a single region of Lelliottia sp. JS-SCA-14:
- the nudB gene encoding dihydroneopterin triphosphate diphosphatase translates to MSYKLPVSVLVVIYAEDTKRVLMLQRRDDPDFWQSVTGSLEEGETASQAAAREVNEEVTINVAQEQLTLKDCQRTVEFEIFSHLRHRYAPGIKRNKESWFCLALPHERQIVFTEHLTYRWVEAAEAATLTKSWSNRQAIEEFVINVN, encoded by the coding sequence ATGTCATATAAGCTTCCCGTTTCTGTTCTGGTGGTCATCTATGCAGAAGATACGAAGCGGGTGCTGATGTTGCAGCGGCGCGACGATCCCGATTTCTGGCAGTCGGTTACCGGCAGCCTGGAAGAGGGCGAAACCGCGTCGCAGGCCGCCGCGCGTGAAGTAAATGAAGAGGTCACCATTAATGTTGCTCAGGAGCAACTGACCCTGAAGGACTGTCAGCGCACGGTGGAGTTTGAAATTTTTAGCCATTTACGTCATCGCTATGCTCCGGGAATCAAGCGCAATAAAGAATCGTGGTTCTGTCTTGCGCTTCCCCATGAACGGCAGATCGTGTTCACCGAACATCTGACCTACCGCTGGGTTGAGGCGGCCGAAGCGGCCACCTTAACCAAGTCGTGGAGCAACCGGCAGGCGATTGAAGAATTTGTAATTAACGTTAATTAG